Proteins from a single region of Streptomyces sp. HUAS 15-9:
- the rpsS gene encoding 30S ribosomal protein S19, which yields MPRSLKKGPFVDDHLIKKVDAQNEAGTKNVIKTWSRRSMIVPAMLGHTLAVHNGKTHIPVFVTESMVGHKLGEFSPTRTFRGHVKDDRKSKRR from the coding sequence ATGCCTCGTAGCCTGAAGAAGGGGCCCTTCGTCGACGACCACCTGATCAAGAAGGTGGACGCCCAGAACGAAGCCGGCACCAAGAACGTCATCAAGACCTGGTCCCGCCGCTCGATGATCGTCCCGGCCATGCTGGGCCACACCCTCGCGGTGCACAACGGCAAGACCCACATCCCGGTGTTCGTCACCGAGTCGATGGTCGGCCACAAGCTCGGCGAGTTCTCGCCGACCCGCACCTTCCGGGGCCACGTCAAGGACGACCGGAAGTCGAAGCGCCGCTAG
- the rplV gene encoding 50S ribosomal protein L22, with protein MEARAQARYIRVTPMKARRVVDLIRGMDATEAQAVLRFAPQAASVPVGKVLDSAIANAAHNYDHTDADSLFISEAYVDEGPTLKRFRPRAQGRAYRIRKRTSHITVVVSSKEGTR; from the coding sequence ATGGAAGCCAGGGCCCAGGCGCGGTACATCCGCGTTACGCCCATGAAGGCCCGCCGCGTGGTGGACCTTATCCGTGGCATGGATGCCACGGAGGCTCAGGCTGTTCTGCGATTCGCTCCGCAGGCAGCCTCCGTGCCCGTCGGCAAGGTGCTCGACAGCGCCATCGCCAACGCCGCGCACAACTACGACCACACCGACGCCGACAGCCTCTTCATCTCCGAGGCGTACGTCGACGAGGGTCCGACCCTGAAGCGGTTCCGGCCGCGCGCCCAGGGCCGTGCCTACCGGATCCGCAAGCGGACCAGCCACATCACCGTGGTCGTCAGCAGCAAGGAAGGAACCCGGTAA
- the rpsC gene encoding 30S ribosomal protein S3, which yields MGQKVNPHGFRLGVTTDFKSRWYADKLYKDYVKEDVAIRRMMTSGMERAGISKVEIERTRDRVRVDIHTARPGIVIGRRGAEADRIRGDLEKLTGKQVQLNILEVKNPETDAQLVAQAVAEQLSSRVSFRRAMRKSMQSAMKAGAKGIKIQCGGRLGGAEMSRSEFYREGRVPLHTLRANVDYGFFEAKTTFGRIGVKVWIYKGDVKNIAEVRAENAAARAGNRPARGGADRPARGGRGGERRGRKPQQAAGAEAPKAEAPASAPAESTGTEA from the coding sequence ATGGGCCAGAAGGTAAACCCGCATGGGTTCCGGCTCGGTGTCACGACCGACTTCAAGTCGCGTTGGTACGCCGACAAGCTGTACAAGGACTACGTCAAGGAAGACGTCGCCATCCGTCGGATGATGACGTCCGGCATGGAGCGCGCCGGTATCTCGAAGGTGGAGATCGAGCGCACCCGTGACCGCGTGCGTGTGGACATCCACACCGCTCGTCCGGGCATCGTCATCGGCCGCCGTGGCGCCGAGGCCGACCGCATCCGCGGTGACCTCGAGAAGCTCACGGGCAAGCAGGTCCAGCTGAACATCCTCGAGGTCAAGAACCCCGAGACCGACGCTCAGCTGGTGGCCCAGGCCGTTGCCGAGCAGCTCTCCTCCCGCGTCTCCTTCCGCCGCGCCATGCGTAAGAGCATGCAGTCGGCGATGAAGGCCGGCGCCAAGGGCATCAAGATCCAGTGCGGTGGCCGCCTCGGCGGCGCCGAGATGTCCCGCTCGGAGTTCTACCGCGAGGGCCGTGTGCCCCTGCACACGCTCCGCGCGAACGTGGACTACGGCTTCTTCGAGGCCAAGACGACCTTCGGCCGTATCGGTGTGAAGGTCTGGATCTACAAGGGCGACGTCAAGAACATCGCCGAGGTCCGCGCCGAGAACGCTGCGGCCCGTGCGGGTAACCGCCCGGCCCGCGGTGGTGCCGACCGCCCGGCCCGTGGTGGCCGCGGTGGCGAGCGGCGCGGTCGCAAGCCGCAGCAGGCTGCCGGCGCCGAGGCCCCCAAGGCCGAGGCTCCCGCGTCCGCTCCGGCTGAGAGCACCGGAACGGAGGCCTGA
- the rplP gene encoding 50S ribosomal protein L16, which produces MLIPRRVKHRKQHHPKRRGQAKGGTTVAFGEYGIQALTPAYVTNRQIEAARIAMTRHIKRGGKVWINIYPDRPLTKKPAETRMGSGKGSPEWWIANVHPGRVMFELSYPNEKIAREALTRAAHKLPMKCRIVKREAGEA; this is translated from the coding sequence ATGCTGATCCCCCGTAGGGTCAAGCACCGCAAGCAGCACCACCCGAAGCGCCGTGGTCAGGCCAAGGGCGGTACGACGGTCGCGTTCGGCGAGTACGGCATTCAGGCCCTCACGCCGGCGTACGTGACCAACCGCCAGATCGAGGCGGCCCGTATTGCGATGACCCGCCACATCAAGCGTGGCGGCAAGGTCTGGATCAACATCTACCCGGACCGCCCGCTCACGAAGAAGCCGGCCGAGACCCGCATGGGTTCCGGTAAGGGTTCGCCGGAGTGGTGGATCGCGAACGTGCACCCGGGCCGGGTCATGTTCGAGCTGTCCTACCCGAACGAGAAGATTGCGCGTGAGGCTCTCACTCGTGCGGCTCACAAGCTGCCGATGAAGTGCCGCATCGTCAAGCGCGAGGCAGGTGAAGCGTGA
- the rpmC gene encoding 50S ribosomal protein L29, protein MSVGTKASELRELGNEELLGKLREAKEELFNLRFQAATGQLENHGRLKAVRKDIARIYTLMRERELGIETVENA, encoded by the coding sequence ATGTCGGTCGGTACCAAGGCGTCCGAGCTGCGCGAGCTGGGCAACGAGGAGCTTCTGGGCAAGCTCCGCGAGGCCAAGGAAGAGCTGTTCAACCTCCGCTTCCAGGCGGCGACGGGCCAGCTCGAGAACCACGGCCGTCTGAAGGCGGTCCGCAAGGACATCGCGCGGATCTACACCCTGATGCGCGAGCGTGAGCTGGGCATCGAAACGGTGGAGAACGCCTGA
- the rpsQ gene encoding 30S ribosomal protein S17: MSEKNVTEQTERNARKTREGLVVSDKMDKTVVVAVEDRVKHALYGKVIRRTNKLKAHDEQNAAGVGDRVLLMETRKLSSSKHWRVVEILEKAK, encoded by the coding sequence ATGAGCGAGAAGAACGTGACTGAGCAGACTGAGCGCAACGCGCGGAAGACCCGTGAGGGCCTGGTCGTCAGCGACAAGATGGACAAGACCGTCGTCGTCGCCGTCGAGGACCGTGTGAAGCACGCGCTGTACGGCAAGGTCATCCGCCGTACGAACAAGCTCAAGGCGCACGACGAGCAGAACGCTGCCGGTGTCGGCGACCGCGTCCTCCTGATGGAGACCCGGAAGCTGTCGTCCAGCAAGCACTGGCGCGTCGTCGAGATCCTCGAGAAGGCCAAGTAG
- the rplN gene encoding 50S ribosomal protein L14, with protein MIQQESRLRVADNTGAKEILCIRVLGGSGRRYAGIGDVIVATVKDAIPGGNVKKGDVVKAVIVRTVKERRRPDGSYIRFDENAAVILKNDGDPRGTRIFGPVGRELREKKFMKIISLAPEVL; from the coding sequence GTGATCCAGCAGGAGTCGCGACTGCGCGTCGCCGACAACACTGGTGCGAAGGAAATCCTTTGCATCCGTGTGCTCGGTGGCTCCGGTCGCCGCTACGCGGGCATCGGTGACGTCATCGTCGCCACCGTCAAGGACGCGATCCCCGGTGGCAACGTGAAGAAGGGTGACGTCGTCAAGGCGGTCATCGTTCGCACCGTCAAGGAGCGCCGCCGTCCGGACGGCTCGTACATCCGCTTCGACGAGAACGCCGCTGTCATTCTGAAGAACGACGGCGACCCTCGCGGCACCCGCATCTTCGGCCCCGTCGGCCGTGAGCTGCGCGAGAAGAAGTTCATGAAGATCATCTCGCTCGCGCCGGAGGTGCTGTAA
- the rplX gene encoding 50S ribosomal protein L24 produces the protein MKIKKGDLVQVITGKDKGKQGKVIAAFPREDRVLVEGVNRVKKHTKAGPTARGSQAGGIVTTEAPIHVSNVQLVVEKDGNKVVTRVGYRFDDEGNKIRVAKRTGEDI, from the coding sequence ATGAAGATCAAGAAGGGCGACCTGGTCCAGGTCATCACCGGTAAGGACAAGGGCAAGCAGGGCAAGGTCATCGCGGCCTTCCCCCGCGAGGACCGCGTCCTGGTCGAGGGTGTCAACCGGGTCAAGAAGCACACCAAGGCCGGCCCGACCGCTCGCGGTTCGCAGGCCGGTGGCATCGTCACGACCGAGGCCCCGATTCACGTGAGCAACGTTCAGCTCGTCGTGGAGAAGGACGGCAACAAGGTCGTCACGCGTGTCGGTTACCGCTTCGACGACGAAGGCAACAAGATCCGCGTTGCCAAGCGGACGGGTGAGGACATCTGA
- the rplE gene encoding 50S ribosomal protein L5: protein MATTTTPRLKQKYREEIAGKLRDEFKYENVMQVPGLVKIVVNMGVGDAARDSKLIEGAIRDLTTITGQKPAVTKARKSIAQFKLREGQPIGAHVTLRGDRMWEFLDRTLSLALPRIRDFRGLSPKQFDGRGNYTFGLTEQVMFHEIDQDKIDRTRGMDITVVTTATNDAEGRALLRHLGFPFKEA from the coding sequence ATGGCTACCACCACCACTCCGCGTCTGAAGCAGAAGTACCGCGAGGAGATCGCGGGCAAGCTGCGTGACGAGTTCAAGTACGAGAACGTCATGCAGGTTCCCGGTCTCGTCAAGATCGTGGTCAACATGGGTGTCGGCGACGCCGCCCGTGACTCGAAGCTGATCGAGGGCGCCATCCGCGACCTCACCACGATCACCGGTCAGAAGCCGGCCGTCACCAAGGCCCGCAAGTCCATCGCGCAGTTCAAGCTGCGTGAGGGCCAGCCGATCGGTGCCCACGTCACGCTCCGTGGCGACCGCATGTGGGAGTTCCTGGACCGCACCCTGTCGCTCGCGCTCCCGCGCATCCGCGACTTCCGCGGTCTGTCCCCCAAGCAGTTCGACGGCCGTGGCAACTACACCTTCGGTCTCACGGAGCAGGTCATGTTCCACGAGATCGACCAGGACAAGATCGACCGTACCCGGGGCATGGACATCACCGTGGTCACCACGGCGACCAACGACGCTGAGGGCCGCGCGCTCCTTCGTCACCTCGGCTTCCCGTTCAAGGAGGCGTGA
- a CDS encoding type Z 30S ribosomal protein S14, translating to MAKKALIAKAARKPKFGVRGYTRCQRCGRPHSVYRKFGLCRVCLREMAHRGELPGVTKSSW from the coding sequence ATGGCGAAGAAGGCTCTGATTGCCAAGGCTGCTCGCAAGCCCAAGTTCGGTGTGCGTGGCTACACCCGCTGCCAGCGCTGCGGCCGTCCGCACTCCGTGTACCGCAAGTTCGGCCTGTGCCGCGTGTGCCTTCGTGAGATGGCTCACCGTGGCGAGCTGCCGGGCGTGACCAAGAGCTCCTGGTAA
- the rpsH gene encoding 30S ribosomal protein S8 translates to MTMTDPIADMLTRLRNANSAYHDSVTMPASKIKSHIAEILQQEGFITGWRVEDAEVGKNLTLELKFGPNRERSIAGIKRISKPGLRVYAKSTNLPKVLGGLGVAIISTSHGLLTDKQAGKKGVGGEVLAYVW, encoded by the coding sequence ATGACCATGACTGATCCGATCGCAGACATGCTTACGCGTCTGCGGAACGCGAACTCGGCATACCACGACTCCGTGACGATGCCGGCGTCCAAGATCAAGTCTCACATCGCGGAGATCCTCCAGCAGGAGGGCTTCATCACGGGCTGGCGCGTCGAGGACGCCGAGGTGGGCAAGAACCTCACCCTCGAGCTGAAGTTCGGCCCGAACCGTGAGCGCTCCATCGCGGGCATCAAGCGGATCTCCAAGCCCGGTCTCCGGGTGTACGCGAAGTCCACCAACCTGCCGAAGGTGCTCGGCGGCCTCGGCGTGGCGATCATCTCCACGTCCCACGGGCTCCTCACCGACAAGCAGGCCGGCAAGAAGGGCGTGGGTGGGGAAGTCCTCGCCTACGTCTGGTAG
- the rplF gene encoding 50S ribosomal protein L6, with protein MSRIGKLPITVPAGVDVTIDGRTVSVKGPKGSLTHTVVAPIDIVKGEDGTVQVTRPNDERQNKALHGLSRTLVANMITGVTQGYVKKLEISGVGYRVTAKGSNLEFALGYSHPIVVEAPEGITFKVETPTRFQVEGIDKQKVGEVAANIRKLRKPDPYKAKGVKYEGEVIRRKVGKAGK; from the coding sequence ATGTCGCGTATTGGCAAGCTCCCCATCACGGTTCCCGCCGGCGTGGACGTCACCATCGACGGCCGTACGGTCTCGGTCAAGGGCCCCAAGGGCTCGCTGACCCACACCGTCGTCGCGCCGATCGACATCGTCAAGGGTGAGGACGGCACCGTCCAGGTGACCCGCCCGAACGACGAGCGTCAGAACAAGGCCCTGCACGGCCTGTCCCGCACGCTGGTGGCGAACATGATCACCGGCGTGACCCAGGGTTACGTGAAGAAGCTCGAGATCAGCGGTGTCGGTTACCGCGTGACGGCCAAGGGCTCGAACCTCGAGTTCGCGCTCGGCTACAGCCACCCGATCGTCGTCGAGGCGCCCGAGGGCATCACCTTCAAGGTGGAGACCCCGACCCGCTTCCAGGTCGAGGGCATCGACAAGCAGAAGGTCGGCGAGGTTGCGGCCAACATCCGCAAGCTGCGCAAGCCCGACCCGTACAAGGCCAAGGGCGTCAAGTACGAGGGCGAAGTCATCCGCCGCAAGGTCGGAAAGGCGGGTAAGTAA
- the rplR gene encoding 50S ribosomal protein L18: MAYGQKILKGDAYKRAAIKRRHIRIRKRISGTAERPRLVVTRSNRHIVAQVIDDLKGHTLASASTLDASVRGGEGDKSSQAKQVGALVAERAKAAGVEAVVFDRGGNQYAGRIAALADAAREAGLKF; this comes from the coding sequence ATGGCATACGGGCAGAAGATCCTCAAGGGCGACGCCTACAAGCGCGCCGCGATCAAGCGCCGTCACATCCGGATCCGCAAGCGGATCTCCGGTACGGCGGAGCGTCCCCGTCTGGTCGTGACCCGCTCCAACCGCCACATCGTGGCGCAGGTGATCGACGACCTCAAGGGCCACACCCTGGCGTCCGCGTCCACCCTGGACGCGTCCGTCCGCGGTGGCGAGGGCGACAAGTCCTCGCAGGCCAAGCAGGTCGGCGCCCTGGTCGCCGAGCGTGCCAAGGCCGCCGGTGTCGAGGCTGTCGTGTTCGACCGTGGTGGCAACCAGTACGCCGGGCGCATCGCCGCCCTGGCGGACGCCGCCCGCGAAGCCGGGCTCAAGTTCTGA
- the rpsE gene encoding 30S ribosomal protein S5, which yields MAGPQRRGGGAGGGERRDRKGRDGGAAAAEKTAYVERVVAINRVAKVVKGGRRFSFTALVVVGDGDGTVGVGYGKAKEVPAAIAKGVEEAKKHFFKVPRIQGTIPHPIQGEKAAGVVLLKPASPGTGVIAGGPVRAVLECAGIHDVLSKSLGSDNAINIVHATVEALKGLQRPEEIAARRGLPLEDVAPAALLRARAGAGA from the coding sequence ATGGCTGGACCCCAGCGCCGCGGTGGCGGTGCCGGTGGCGGCGAGCGGCGGGACCGGAAGGGCCGTGACGGCGGCGCTGCTGCCGCCGAGAAGACCGCGTACGTTGAGCGCGTTGTCGCGATCAACCGCGTCGCCAAGGTTGTGAAGGGTGGTCGTCGCTTCAGCTTCACCGCGCTGGTCGTGGTGGGCGACGGTGACGGCACCGTGGGTGTCGGTTACGGCAAGGCCAAGGAGGTGCCGGCCGCCATCGCCAAGGGTGTTGAGGAGGCCAAGAAGCACTTCTTCAAGGTCCCCCGTATCCAGGGCACCATCCCGCACCCGATCCAGGGTGAGAAGGCTGCCGGCGTCGTGCTGCTCAAGCCCGCGTCCCCCGGTACCGGTGTTATCGCCGGTGGTCCGGTGCGTGCCGTGCTCGAGTGCGCCGGTATCCACGACGTGCTGTCGAAGTCGCTCGGCTCCGACAACGCGATCAACATCGTGCACGCGACCGTGGAGGCCCTGAAGGGCCTGCAGCGTCCTGAGGAGATCGCGGCCCGCCGTGGTCTGCCGCTCGAGGACGTCGCTCCCGCGGCTCTGCTTCGTGCGCGTGCCGGGGCTGGTGCGTAA
- the rpmD gene encoding 50S ribosomal protein L30: MAQLKITQTKSYIGSKQNHRDTLRSLGLKGINTVVVKEDRPEFRGMVHTVRHLVTVEEVD, encoded by the coding sequence ATGGCGCAGCTCAAGATCACGCAGACGAAGTCGTACATCGGCAGCAAGCAGAACCACCGTGACACCCTGCGGTCGCTTGGTCTCAAGGGGATCAACACCGTGGTCGTCAAGGAGGACCGCCCCGAGTTCCGCGGCATGGTGCACACCGTCCGCCACCTCGTGACGGTCGAGGAGGTCGACTGA
- the rplO gene encoding 50S ribosomal protein L15: MAEQNPLKIHNLRPAPGAKTAKTRVGRGEASKGKTAGRGTKGTKARYQVPERFEGGQMPLHMRLPKLKGFKNPFKTEYQVVNLDKLAALYPEGGEVTVEGLVAKGAVRKNSLVKVLGQGEISVALQVTVDAVSGSAKEKITAAGGTVTELV; the protein is encoded by the coding sequence ATGGCGGAGCAGAACCCGCTCAAGATCCACAACCTCCGTCCCGCCCCGGGCGCCAAGACCGCCAAGACCCGTGTCGGTCGTGGTGAGGCGTCGAAGGGTAAGACGGCCGGTCGTGGTACCAAGGGTACGAAGGCCCGTTACCAGGTTCCGGAGCGCTTCGAGGGCGGCCAGATGCCGCTGCACATGCGCCTTCCGAAGCTGAAGGGCTTCAAGAACCCGTTCAAGACCGAGTACCAGGTCGTGAACCTCGACAAGCTGGCCGCGCTCTACCCCGAGGGTGGCGAGGTCACGGTCGAGGGTCTGGTGGCCAAGGGTGCCGTGCGCAAGAACAGCCTCGTCAAGGTCCTCGGCCAGGGCGAGATCTCCGTGGCGCTGCAGGTGACGGTCGACGCCGTCTCCGGCTCCGCCAAGGAGAAGATCACCGCCGCGGGCGGTACGGTCACCGAGCTCGTCTGA
- the secY gene encoding preprotein translocase subunit SecY, with translation MLTAFARAFRTPDLRKKLLFTLGIIVVYRVGTHIPIPGVNYHAVQQCVKEASGNQGIFGLVNMFSGGALLQITIFALGIMPYITASIILQLLTVVIPRLEALKKEGQAGTAKITQYTRYLTVALAILQGTGLVATARSGALFSGCQAAGQIVPDRTIFTTITMVVTMTAGTAVVMWLGELITDRGIGNGMSILMFISIAATFPSALWAIKKQGTLAGGWIEFGTVIAVGLVMVGLVVFVEQAQRRIPVQYAKRMIGRRSYGGTSTYIPLKVNQAGVIPVIFASSLLYIPALVAQFAGGKSDWKTWVEQNLTKGTHPIYIASYFLLIVFFAFFYVAISFNPEEVADNMKKYGGFIPGIRAGRPTAEYLSYVLNRITWPGSLYLGLIALVPTMALVGFNANQNFPFGGTSILIIVGVGLETVKQIESQLQQRNYEGFLR, from the coding sequence GTGCTCACCGCGTTCGCCCGGGCGTTCAGGACGCCCGACCTGCGCAAGAAGCTGCTCTTCACGCTCGGCATCATCGTGGTGTACCGGGTCGGTACGCACATCCCGATCCCGGGCGTCAACTACCACGCCGTGCAGCAATGCGTTAAGGAGGCCTCGGGCAACCAGGGCATCTTCGGCTTGGTGAACATGTTCAGCGGCGGCGCGCTGCTGCAGATCACGATCTTCGCCCTCGGCATCATGCCGTACATCACGGCGAGCATCATTCTGCAGCTGCTGACCGTGGTGATCCCGCGCCTGGAGGCCCTGAAGAAGGAGGGGCAGGCGGGCACGGCGAAGATCACGCAGTACACCCGGTACCTGACGGTGGCGCTGGCCATCCTGCAGGGCACCGGTCTGGTGGCCACCGCGCGCAGCGGTGCTCTCTTCAGCGGCTGCCAGGCCGCCGGCCAGATCGTCCCCGACCGCACGATCTTCACCACGATCACCATGGTCGTCACCATGACCGCCGGTACGGCCGTCGTCATGTGGCTCGGTGAGCTGATCACCGACCGCGGCATCGGCAACGGCATGTCGATCCTGATGTTCATCTCGATCGCCGCGACCTTCCCGTCCGCGCTGTGGGCCATCAAGAAGCAGGGCACCCTGGCCGGCGGCTGGATCGAGTTCGGCACGGTGATCGCGGTCGGTCTGGTCATGGTCGGCCTGGTGGTCTTCGTCGAGCAGGCGCAGCGGCGCATCCCGGTCCAGTACGCGAAGCGCATGATCGGCCGCCGTTCGTACGGTGGCACGTCCACCTACATCCCGCTCAAGGTGAACCAGGCGGGTGTGATTCCCGTCATTTTCGCCTCGTCGCTGCTCTACATTCCCGCGCTGGTCGCCCAGTTCGCGGGGGGTAAGTCGGACTGGAAAACCTGGGTCGAGCAGAACCTGACCAAGGGAACTCACCCGATTTACATCGCTTCGTACTTCTTGCTGATCGTGTTCTTCGCGTTCTTCTATGTGGCGATCTCCTTCAACCCCGAGGAAGTCGCCGACAACATGAAGAAGTATGGTGGCTTCATCCCGGGCATCCGGGCTGGCCGACCGACCGCTGAGTACCTGAGCTACGTGCTCAATCGGATCACCTGGCCGGGTTCGCTGTATCTGGGTCTGATCGCTCTCGTACCGACGATGGCGTTGGTTGGTTTCAATGCAAACCAGAACTTCCCGTTCGGCGGGACGAGCATCCTGATCATCGTGGGTGTGGGTCTTGAGACGGTGAAGCAGATCGAGAGCCAGCTCCAGCAGCGCAATTACGAAGGGTTCCTCCGCTGA
- a CDS encoding adenylate kinase produces the protein MRIVLVGPPGAGKGTQAVRLAEKLHIPHISTGDLFRANISQQTELGKLAKSYMDAGNLVPDEVTIAMAKDRMEQPDAENGFLLDGFPRNVSQAEALDELLKTEGIRLDAVLDLEVPEEEVVKRIAGRRICRNESSHVFHVTYSPPKKEGVCDVCGGELYQRDDDSEDTVRKRLEVYHTQTEPIIDYYKTQGLVVTISSLGPVDEITQRALEALKRDKDAEK, from the coding sequence ATGCGTATCGTCCTCGTCGGACCGCCGGGTGCCGGTAAGGGAACGCAGGCTGTTCGCCTTGCCGAGAAGCTGCACATCCCGCACATCTCCACGGGCGACCTGTTCCGCGCCAACATCAGCCAGCAGACGGAGCTCGGGAAACTCGCGAAGTCCTACATGGACGCCGGAAACCTCGTCCCGGACGAGGTCACCATCGCCATGGCCAAGGACCGCATGGAGCAGCCGGACGCCGAGAACGGCTTCCTGCTCGACGGCTTCCCGCGCAACGTCTCGCAGGCGGAGGCGCTGGACGAGCTGCTGAAGACCGAGGGAATCCGGCTCGATGCCGTGCTGGACCTCGAGGTCCCCGAGGAAGAGGTGGTCAAGCGCATCGCCGGCCGCCGCATCTGCCGCAACGAATCCAGCCACGTCTTCCATGTGACGTACAGCCCGCCGAAGAAGGAGGGCGTCTGCGACGTCTGCGGCGGCGAGCTGTACCAGCGCGACGACGACTCCGAGGACACCGTCCGCAAGCGGCTGGAGGTCTACCACACGCAGACCGAGCCGATCATCGACTACTACAAGACGCAGGGCCTGGTCGTCACGATCTCGTCCCTGGGCCCGGTGGACGAGATCACGCAGCGGGCGCTGGAGGCGCTCAAGCGTGACAAGGACGCCGAGAAGTAG
- the map gene encoding type I methionyl aminopeptidase, whose translation MVQIKSPEQIAKMRAAGLVVAAIHAATREAAVPGASTKDLDEVARKVLAEHGAKSNFLGYGGFPATICTSVNDVVVHGIPSEKVVLKDGDIISIDCGAIVDGWHGDAAYTAFVGSGHAPELVELSRVTEESMWAGIAAMKQGSRLVDVSRAIETYIRRQPKPGGGRYGIIEDYGGHGIGTEMHMDPHLLNYVDRRRGKGPKLVPGFCLAIEPMVSLGTPKTEVLEDDWTVITTDGTWSSHWEHSVALTTEGLLVLTAPDGGKAKLAEYGVTAAPDPLA comes from the coding sequence ATGGTGCAGATCAAGAGCCCCGAGCAGATCGCGAAGATGCGTGCGGCGGGGCTGGTGGTCGCCGCGATCCACGCGGCCACGCGGGAGGCGGCGGTTCCCGGGGCCAGCACCAAGGATCTGGACGAGGTCGCCCGCAAGGTGCTCGCGGAGCACGGTGCCAAGTCGAACTTCCTCGGTTACGGCGGCTTCCCCGCGACGATCTGCACCTCCGTGAACGACGTGGTGGTCCACGGCATCCCGTCCGAGAAGGTCGTCCTCAAGGACGGCGACATCATTTCCATCGACTGCGGCGCGATCGTCGACGGCTGGCACGGTGACGCGGCCTACACCGCCTTCGTGGGCTCCGGTCACGCTCCGGAGCTGGTGGAGCTGTCACGAGTGACGGAAGAGTCCATGTGGGCCGGTATCGCCGCGATGAAGCAGGGCAGCCGGCTGGTTGACGTCTCCCGTGCGATCGAGACGTACATCCGCCGCCAGCCGAAGCCGGGCGGCGGGCGCTACGGGATCATCGAGGACTACGGCGGCCACGGCATCGGCACCGAGATGCACATGGACCCGCATCTGCTGAACTACGTCGACCGCCGCCGCGGCAAGGGCCCCAAGCTGGTTCCCGGCTTCTGCCTCGCCATCGAGCCGATGGTCTCCCTCGGCACCCCGAAGACCGAGGTCCTCGAGGACGACTGGACGGTCATCACCACCGACGGCACCTGGTCCTCCCACTGGGAGCACTCGGTGGCCCTGACGACAGAGGGTCTCCTGGTCCTCACGGCCCCCGACGGCGGCAAGGCGAAGCTCGCGGAGTACGGCGTCACGGCGGCCCCGGACCCGCTGGCCTGA
- the infA gene encoding translation initiation factor IF-1: protein MAKKQGAIEIEGTVVESLPNAMFKVELQNGHQVLAHISGKMRMHYIRILPDDRVVVELSPYDLTRGRIVYRYK, encoded by the coding sequence GTGGCCAAGAAGCAAGGTGCCATCGAGATCGAGGGCACTGTCGTCGAGTCTCTGCCGAACGCCATGTTCAAGGTCGAGCTCCAGAACGGCCACCAGGTCCTGGCACACATCAGCGGCAAGATGCGCATGCACTACATCCGCATCCTCCCTGACGACCGGGTCGTGGTGGAGTTGTCTCCGTACGACCTGACGCGTGGCCGGATCGTCTACCGCTACAAGTAG
- the rpmJ gene encoding 50S ribosomal protein L36 — MKVKPSVKKICDKCRVIRRHGRVMVICENPRHKQRQG, encoded by the coding sequence ATGAAGGTCAAGCCGAGCGTCAAGAAGATCTGCGACAAGTGCAGGGTGATCCGCCGTCACGGTCGGGTCATGGTCATCTGCGAGAACCCGCGCCACAAGCAGCGCCAGGGCTGA
- the rpsM gene encoding 30S ribosomal protein S13: MARVSGVDIPREKRVEVALTYVFGIGRTLSKETLAATGVDPNTRVRDLSEEQLVAIREYVDNNIKTEGDLRREIQADIRRKVEIGCYQGLRHRRGLPVRGQRTSTNARTRKGPRRAIAGKKKPGKK, translated from the coding sequence ATGGCACGCGTTTCCGGTGTTGACATCCCGCGCGAAAAGCGCGTGGAGGTCGCCCTCACCTACGTGTTCGGCATCGGCCGGACCCTCTCGAAGGAGACGCTGGCTGCGACCGGCGTCGACCCGAACACCCGCGTTCGTGACCTGAGCGAAGAGCAGCTGGTCGCGATCCGCGAGTACGTCGACAACAACATCAAGACCGAGGGTGACCTCCGTCGCGAGATCCAGGCCGACATCCGCCGCAAGGTGGAGATCGGTTGCTACCAGGGTCTGCGTCACCGTCGCGGTCTGCCCGTCCGCGGTCAGCGCACCAGCACCAACGCTCGTACCCGCAAGGGCCCGCGTCGCGCCATCGCCGGCAAGAAGAAGCCGGGCAAGAAGTAG